A region from the Streptomyces lydicus genome encodes:
- a CDS encoding sensor histidine kinase, translating into MARALTRGPVGRRLRKTAPLAVPVLLAIADAMLVNGIDLDLEVGVSMAAAAALLVRRRFPLLVFLFTLPGLYIGYIWFAPMIALYTLAALRPGRARLGGCALLLIAAHFFPYPISDFELTAYRENTLVLIDASVTSAAPIALGLLVRTRRELASRVEDLTRSLRREHRLLADRVKTTERARLAREMHDVVAHQVSLISLQAGAVQVSTEDAEARAGARTIRELSVRTLEELRHMVGVLRADSGEAAEARDLAPQPDLEELPRLIEMSALDVTYERGVVAGAGGASGAKTVERAAFRTVQEALTNVRKHAPGARVRVRVDPVDTVRGLAADGAEGADGTQAADRAGAADGVAAADGGRTPHGLRVEIRNGPPDATATVPALPGGGHGLVGLRERAQILGGTLEARRTSDGGFVVRAEFPYEAGRSEAEQGEVR; encoded by the coding sequence ATGGCGCGGGCGCTGACCCGCGGACCGGTCGGACGGCGGCTGCGCAAGACGGCCCCGCTGGCGGTCCCCGTTCTGCTGGCAATCGCCGACGCGATGCTGGTCAACGGCATCGACCTCGACCTGGAGGTGGGCGTCTCGATGGCGGCGGCGGCCGCCCTGCTGGTGCGCCGCCGCTTCCCGCTGCTGGTCTTCCTCTTCACCCTTCCCGGGCTCTACATCGGCTACATCTGGTTCGCGCCGATGATCGCGCTCTACACCCTGGCCGCCCTCCGGCCCGGCCGGGCCCGGCTCGGCGGCTGTGCGCTGCTGCTGATCGCCGCGCACTTCTTCCCGTATCCGATCTCCGACTTCGAACTCACCGCGTACCGGGAGAACACCCTGGTACTGATCGACGCCAGCGTCACCTCGGCCGCCCCCATCGCCCTGGGGCTGCTGGTGCGCACCCGCCGGGAACTGGCCTCCCGCGTCGAGGACCTGACCCGGAGCCTGCGCCGTGAGCACCGGCTGCTCGCCGACCGGGTCAAGACCACCGAACGCGCCCGGCTCGCCCGTGAGATGCACGACGTGGTGGCCCATCAGGTCAGCCTGATCAGCCTGCAGGCGGGTGCGGTGCAGGTGAGCACCGAGGACGCGGAGGCGCGCGCGGGTGCCAGGACGATCCGGGAGCTGTCCGTACGGACGCTGGAAGAGCTGCGGCACATGGTGGGCGTGCTGCGGGCGGACAGCGGCGAGGCGGCGGAGGCGCGCGACCTGGCTCCCCAGCCGGACCTGGAGGAGCTGCCGCGGCTGATCGAGATGAGCGCGCTGGATGTGACGTACGAGCGCGGAGTGGTGGCCGGTGCCGGCGGGGCGAGCGGCGCGAAGACGGTGGAGCGGGCGGCCTTCCGCACGGTCCAGGAGGCGCTGACCAACGTCCGCAAGCATGCTCCGGGGGCGCGGGTACGGGTGCGGGTGGATCCGGTGGACACGGTCCGGGGCCTGGCGGCGGACGGGGCCGAGGGGGCTGACGGGACACAGGCGGCCGACCGGGCAGGGGCTGCGGACGGAGTGGCGGCGGCCGACGGGGGCCGTACGCCGCACGGGCTGCGGGTGGAGATACGCAACGGGCCGCCGGACGCGACGGCGACGGTCCCCGCGCTTCCCGGGGGCGGACACGGTCTGGTGGGGCTGCGCGAGCGCGCACAGATCCTCGGCGGAACGCTGGAGGCGCGGCGTACCTCCGACGGCGGCTTCGTCGTACGGGCGGAATTCCCGTACGAAGCGGGGCGAAGCGAGGCTGAGCAGGGCGAAGTGAGGTAA
- a CDS encoding STAS domain-containing protein, which translates to MSLKVAEDEKGPWAVLQVSGEMDLVTSPAVRQHVHDAVADGRRSLVLDLSEVRFCDSSGVGVLIAARRLMRSCQGRLRLILPAQGAVDGSHVNRVLAALGVRRLFEVYPDLRTAVDEAAAPLSA; encoded by the coding sequence GTGTCGTTGAAGGTGGCAGAGGACGAAAAGGGCCCCTGGGCCGTACTCCAGGTGTCCGGTGAGATGGACCTGGTCACCTCACCGGCGGTGCGCCAGCATGTGCACGACGCGGTGGCGGACGGGCGGAGATCTCTGGTGCTCGATCTCTCCGAGGTGCGGTTCTGCGATTCCAGCGGTGTCGGCGTACTGATCGCCGCCCGCCGCTTGATGCGCTCCTGCCAGGGGCGGCTGCGGCTGATCCTGCCCGCCCAGGGGGCCGTGGACGGCTCACACGTCAACCGGGTGCTGGCCGCGCTGGGCGTGCGCCGGCTCTTCGAGGTCTACCCGGACCTGCGCACCGCCGTCGACGAGGCCGCCGCACCGCTCTCCGCCTGA
- a CDS encoding zf-HC2 domain-containing protein — protein MNGPDEWDGRELPGSPGERPRIPSPRTAAEDHGPLPDELPVPVRDPASETGEGPREPEPEAEPVTELPAAVPRPAPAAGPQHRILKSLLGAWALSACSAEETAAVEAHLTDCASCADEALRLRDAVGLLHPADSLDLDPLLRSRVLEGCLGRRPARIPVPEWATPYDAETAKLDALLRDMGEAEWRTPVRLRWFEGERQVGRESTVAGVMGHLMAVDGLVATALGLPDPLGTTAPPGTPDPLVRTETFWRTPAEEHSPPALRAPWRDQSYALIRQVSFAGDRVAELAVPYGDFRLTLRDAFLDRAFECWVHAGDIAEAVDYPYVPPAAGHLHLMVDLAARLLPSALADRRRAGLAAPPQRLVEAGAPGRTLHLEIEGNGGGHWYIALDSPAALGTPERTVAHIALDSAEFCQLAAGHISPEEAAAGQNGERDAIRDVLFATASLSRL, from the coding sequence GTGAACGGCCCGGACGAATGGGACGGCCGCGAGCTGCCCGGCAGCCCCGGCGAACGGCCGCGGATACCCTCCCCGCGCACCGCGGCCGAGGACCACGGCCCGCTCCCCGACGAGCTGCCGGTACCGGTCCGCGACCCGGCGTCGGAAACCGGCGAGGGCCCCCGCGAACCGGAACCGGAAGCCGAGCCCGTGACCGAGCTGCCCGCCGCCGTCCCTCGCCCCGCACCGGCGGCCGGCCCGCAGCACCGGATCCTCAAGTCGCTGCTCGGCGCCTGGGCGCTGTCGGCCTGCTCCGCCGAGGAGACCGCCGCGGTCGAGGCGCATCTGACCGACTGCGCCTCCTGCGCGGACGAGGCGCTGCGGCTGCGCGATGCCGTAGGGCTGCTGCACCCCGCCGACAGCCTCGACCTCGATCCGCTGCTGCGCTCCCGGGTGCTGGAGGGCTGCCTGGGCCGCCGCCCGGCCCGTATCCCGGTGCCCGAGTGGGCGACGCCGTACGACGCGGAGACCGCCAAACTGGACGCCCTGCTGCGTGACATGGGCGAGGCGGAGTGGCGCACTCCGGTGCGGCTGCGCTGGTTCGAGGGGGAGCGCCAGGTCGGGCGGGAGTCGACCGTCGCCGGCGTCATGGGGCATCTGATGGCGGTCGACGGCCTGGTCGCGACGGCTCTCGGGCTGCCCGACCCGCTCGGCACGACCGCCCCGCCGGGCACCCCGGATCCCCTGGTCCGTACGGAAACGTTCTGGCGGACGCCCGCCGAGGAGCACAGCCCACCCGCCCTGCGCGCACCGTGGCGCGACCAGAGCTATGCGCTGATACGGCAGGTGTCGTTCGCCGGCGACAGGGTGGCCGAGCTCGCCGTGCCGTACGGGGACTTCCGGCTCACGCTGCGCGACGCGTTCCTGGACCGCGCCTTCGAGTGCTGGGTGCACGCCGGGGACATCGCTGAGGCGGTGGACTATCCGTACGTGCCCCCGGCCGCCGGGCATCTCCACCTGATGGTCGACCTCGCCGCCCGGCTGCTGCCCAGCGCGCTGGCCGACCGCCGGCGGGCCGGGCTGGCCGCGCCGCCCCAGCGGCTGGTCGAGGCGGGCGCCCCGGGCCGTACGCTCCATCTGGAGATCGAGGGCAACGGCGGCGGGCACTGGTACATAGCCCTGGACTCACCGGCCGCGCTCGGCACCCCGGAGCGCACCGTCGCCCATATCGCCCTGGACAGCGCCGAGTTCTGCCAGCTGGCCGCGGGCCACATCTCCCCCGAGGAGGCCGCGGCAGGTCAGAACGGCGAGCGGGACGCGATCCGCGATGTGCTCTTCGCGACCGCGTCGCTGTCGCGGCTCTAG
- the purU gene encoding formyltetrahydrofolate deformylase, translating to MSESQPTQPGQHDRNDQYVLTLSCPDKQGIVHAVSSYLFITGCNIEDSQQFGDHDTGLFFMRVHFSADSSVSVDKLRASFAAVGDSFGMDWQIHRADEKMRIVLMVSKFGHCLNDLLFRSRIGALPVEIAAVVSNHTDFAELVGSYDIPFHHIPVTRDTKAQAEAQLLELVEAENVELVVLARYMQVLSDDLCKALSGRIINIHHSFLPSFKGAKPYHQAHARGVKLIGATAHYVTADLDEGPIIEQEVERVGHDVTPDQLVAIGRDVECQALARAVKWHSERRVLLNGSRTVVFA from the coding sequence ATGAGCGAGTCGCAGCCCACCCAGCCCGGTCAGCACGATCGGAACGATCAGTACGTCCTCACCCTGTCCTGCCCGGACAAGCAGGGGATCGTGCACGCCGTGTCCAGCTACCTCTTCATCACCGGCTGCAACATCGAGGACAGTCAGCAGTTCGGTGACCATGACACCGGGCTGTTCTTCATGCGGGTCCACTTCAGTGCGGACTCCTCGGTGAGCGTCGACAAGCTGCGCGCCAGCTTCGCCGCGGTGGGCGACTCCTTCGGCATGGACTGGCAGATCCACCGGGCCGACGAGAAGATGCGGATCGTCCTGATGGTGTCCAAGTTCGGGCACTGCCTCAACGACCTGCTCTTCCGCTCCCGGATCGGCGCGCTGCCGGTCGAGATCGCGGCCGTGGTCTCCAACCACACGGACTTCGCCGAGCTGGTCGGCTCGTACGACATCCCCTTCCACCACATCCCGGTCACCCGCGACACCAAGGCCCAGGCGGAGGCGCAGTTGCTGGAGCTGGTGGAGGCCGAGAACGTCGAGCTGGTGGTGCTCGCCCGCTATATGCAGGTGCTCTCCGACGATCTGTGCAAGGCGCTGTCCGGCCGGATCATCAACATTCACCACTCCTTCCTCCCGAGCTTCAAGGGCGCCAAGCCGTACCACCAGGCGCACGCCCGCGGGGTGAAGCTCATCGGTGCCACCGCGCACTACGTCACCGCCGACCTCGACGAGGGCCCGATCATCGAGCAGGAGGTCGAGCGCGTCGGCCATGACGTCACGCCGGACCAGCTCGTGGCGATCGGCCGGGACGTGGAGTGCCAGGCGCTGGCGCGCGCCGTGAAGTGGCACAGCGAGCGCCGGGTCCTGCTCAACGGCAGCCGGACGGTCGTCTTCGCGTAG
- a CDS encoding SCO4402 family protein, whose translation MAVQGSEKSSRRGRRSTTMGGMPLNDMPWWRWRSNVRSALHMLSDPAFQQEAWLAGLPGYGDVTDAVYRLVEDTWLDNWSAEKYVGTIFRDSREAQLVDAAVLRVLRIMHQVGADAPVTAYLEHQGWPEAVHAAREAHVQLATADGEDPDAAPRSLEVLAIMTGQADAPA comes from the coding sequence ATTGCTGTGCAAGGTTCGGAGAAGTCTTCCCGTCGCGGGCGCCGCTCGACCACCATGGGCGGCATGCCACTCAACGACATGCCGTGGTGGCGCTGGCGCAGCAATGTGCGTTCCGCGCTGCACATGCTCTCCGACCCCGCCTTCCAGCAGGAGGCCTGGCTGGCCGGCCTGCCCGGGTACGGAGATGTCACCGACGCCGTCTACCGCCTCGTCGAGGACACCTGGCTGGACAACTGGTCCGCCGAGAAATACGTCGGCACGATCTTCCGGGACTCCCGGGAGGCGCAGCTCGTCGATGCCGCCGTGCTCCGGGTGCTGCGGATCATGCACCAGGTCGGCGCGGACGCCCCGGTGACCGCGTACCTGGAGCACCAGGGCTGGCCGGAGGCCGTGCACGCGGCCCGGGAGGCCCATGTGCAGCTGGCGACGGCGGACGGTGAGGACCCCGACGCCGCGCCGCGCTCGCTGGAGGTGCTGGCCATCATGACCGGTCAGGCGGACGCCCCGGCCTGA
- a CDS encoding ABC transporter substrate-binding protein → MTGRRRPLPRPFSSVPAATTASAAACTAVLASLLSGCGSPAGAAEDVGDKSPITVMTWAPEGTKATNMPGMPAMAQAYARWANSRGGIRGHHLKVLTCNEQNDSVTAAHCAQRAVTEGAVAVVGSYSQFGRSFMSPLEVKGIPFIGGYGASDEEFESPLSYPVNGGQASLLAGNGRQLADDCSRVALVRPDTIQGDQMPSLLNSGLQSGHRHPAKDIKAPEDGTDYSSEVNRALDDVDADPAVHGTSAAGGKAPGSCVAASLGDHTDTFFDSFRRLQEDRPKVRVASVLGSVGQSLLNRTGGSAGPLEDADITGWYPVAHDPRWQPMRKVINDFAFDDNRIDPADQGVQTTWIAYTVLRALIGQLDDAGVDDITPHALQTTLDRGDHAIDTGGLTPKLRWRDEDMLAVQDFPRIVNGMVTYQVVRDGELTAAKDGFVNVAKTLERRRTDS, encoded by the coding sequence ATGACCGGACGGCGACGCCCCCTCCCCCGCCCCTTCTCCTCGGTTCCCGCGGCCACCACCGCCTCGGCGGCGGCGTGCACGGCGGTCCTTGCGTCGCTGCTCTCGGGCTGCGGCTCGCCCGCCGGGGCGGCGGAGGATGTGGGGGACAAGTCGCCCATCACGGTGATGACCTGGGCTCCCGAGGGCACCAAGGCGACCAATATGCCGGGGATGCCGGCCATGGCCCAGGCCTACGCCCGGTGGGCCAACTCCCGGGGCGGTATCCGGGGCCACCATCTCAAGGTGCTGACCTGCAACGAGCAGAACGACTCGGTGACCGCGGCGCACTGCGCCCAGCGCGCGGTGACCGAGGGCGCCGTCGCCGTCGTCGGCTCGTACAGTCAGTTCGGCCGCTCGTTCATGTCGCCGCTGGAGGTCAAGGGCATCCCCTTCATCGGCGGCTACGGCGCCTCGGACGAGGAGTTCGAGAGCCCGCTGTCCTACCCGGTCAACGGCGGCCAGGCCTCCCTGCTCGCCGGCAACGGCCGCCAGCTGGCGGACGACTGCTCGCGCGTCGCGCTGGTCCGGCCGGACACCATCCAGGGCGACCAGATGCCGTCCCTGCTCAACTCCGGCCTCCAGAGCGGCCATCGGCACCCGGCCAAGGACATCAAGGCGCCCGAGGACGGCACCGACTACTCGTCCGAGGTGAACCGCGCACTGGACGACGTGGATGCCGACCCGGCCGTCCACGGCACCTCGGCGGCCGGCGGAAAGGCGCCCGGCTCCTGTGTGGCCGCCTCGCTCGGCGACCACACGGACACATTCTTCGACTCGTTCCGGCGGCTGCAGGAGGACCGTCCCAAGGTGCGGGTCGCCTCCGTCCTGGGCAGCGTCGGCCAGTCCCTGCTGAACCGTACGGGCGGCAGCGCCGGGCCGCTGGAGGACGCGGACATCACCGGTTGGTACCCGGTCGCGCACGATCCGCGCTGGCAGCCGATGCGCAAGGTCATCAACGACTTCGCCTTCGACGACAACCGCATCGACCCGGCCGACCAGGGCGTCCAGACGACCTGGATCGCCTACACCGTGCTGCGCGCCCTGATCGGGCAGCTCGACGACGCGGGCGTGGACGACATCACCCCGCACGCCCTGCAGACGACGCTGGACCGCGGTGACCACGCCATCGACACCGGCGGCCTGACCCCGAAGCTCCGCTGGCGGGACGAGGACATGCTCGCCGTCCAGGACTTCCCGCGCATCGTGAACGGGATGGTGACCTACCAGGTCGTCAGGGACGGCGAGTTGACCGCCGCCAAGGACGGCTTCGTGAATGTCGCCAAGACGCTGGAGCGGCGGCGCACGGACAGCTGA
- a CDS encoding transcriptional regulator, whose translation MAARPLVARQPNERLQTLIQEAACSNAGLARRVNMCGAEHGLDLRYDKTSVARWLRGQQPRGRAPAVIAEALGRKLGRTVTIDEIGMADGKNLASGVGLQFSPTVLGAIEQVCELWRSDVGRRDFLSGSTVAASALVEPSRDWLITGADSQVARNAGARVGISDVEAVRAMTTALSELDHRFGAGHVRPVVVHYLNSVVSGLLAGSYRESVGRELFAAVARLTELGGYMAVDTGQPGLAQRYYIQALRLAQAAGDRGYGGYVLAASMSHLAASLGNPREIAQLARAAQEGARGHVTPRAEAMFCAAEARGHALMGDGRAFQVVAGRAVAAMERADASADAGDDPVWISHFDQAYLADELAHCHRDLGQPGPAGQRAQEALDGHPEGRARRRAIGLLLLAGAQAQQREVEQACHTGTRAVELLSGLRSDRGAEYLEDFQLRLEPFRDEPVVREFSSRLELRATAAA comes from the coding sequence ATGGCCGCCAGGCCACTCGTCGCACGCCAGCCCAACGAACGGCTGCAGACGCTGATCCAGGAAGCCGCCTGCTCCAACGCGGGGCTCGCCCGCCGCGTCAACATGTGCGGAGCGGAGCACGGTCTCGACCTCCGCTACGACAAGACCTCCGTGGCCCGGTGGCTGCGCGGGCAGCAGCCGCGGGGCCGCGCTCCGGCCGTCATCGCCGAGGCGTTGGGCCGCAAGCTGGGGCGCACGGTCACCATCGATGAGATCGGGATGGCCGACGGCAAGAACCTCGCCTCCGGGGTGGGGCTGCAGTTCTCGCCGACCGTCCTCGGGGCCATCGAGCAGGTCTGCGAGCTGTGGCGCAGCGACGTCGGGCGGCGCGACTTCCTCAGCGGTTCCACGGTCGCGGCCTCCGCCCTGGTCGAGCCCAGCCGCGACTGGCTGATCACCGGGGCGGACAGCCAGGTCGCCCGGAACGCCGGTGCCCGGGTCGGGATCTCGGACGTCGAGGCGGTCCGCGCGATGACCACGGCGCTCAGCGAACTCGACCACCGCTTCGGCGCCGGGCACGTCAGGCCGGTCGTCGTGCACTACCTCAACAGCGTGGTCTCGGGACTGCTGGCCGGTTCGTACCGCGAGTCCGTCGGACGGGAACTCTTCGCCGCCGTCGCGCGGTTGACCGAACTCGGCGGCTATATGGCCGTCGACACCGGCCAGCCCGGCCTCGCCCAGCGCTACTACATCCAGGCGCTGCGGCTGGCCCAGGCGGCCGGCGACCGCGGCTACGGCGGTTACGTCCTGGCCGCGAGCATGAGCCACCTCGCCGCCTCGCTCGGCAATCCCCGGGAGATCGCCCAGCTCGCGCGCGCCGCCCAGGAGGGTGCCCGGGGCCATGTCACCCCGCGCGCGGAGGCGATGTTCTGCGCGGCGGAGGCGCGCGGACACGCCCTGATGGGCGACGGCCGGGCCTTCCAGGTGGTGGCCGGCCGGGCGGTCGCCGCGATGGAGCGCGCTGACGCGTCGGCCGACGCGGGTGACGACCCGGTCTGGATCTCGCACTTCGACCAGGCGTATCTGGCCGATGAACTCGCTCACTGCCACCGTGACCTGGGGCAGCCGGGACCCGCCGGGCAGCGTGCGCAAGAGGCGCTGGACGGGCACCCGGAGGGCCGGGCGCGGCGGCGGGCCATCGGGCTGCTGCTGCTGGCCGGTGCCCAGGCGCAGCAGCGGGAGGTGGAGCAGGCCTGCCATACGGGCACCCGGGCGGTGGAGCTGCTGAGCGGGCTGCGTTCGGACCGCGGTGCCGAGTATCTGGAGGACTTCCAGCTGCGTCTGGAGCCCTTCCGGGACGAACCGGTGGTGCGGGAATTCAGCAGCCGGCTGGAGCTGAGGGCCACGGCGGCGGCGTGA